In Clostridium sp., one DNA window encodes the following:
- a CDS encoding histidine kinase dimerization/phospho-acceptor domain-containing protein, with protein sequence MINRLQGAFDRQVQFVSDVSHELKTPIAIIQGYANLLDRLGKDDKEALEKSIHAIKLESTNMANLVERLLFIAKGDSGIQKIEKKNFGLMSLFLK encoded by the coding sequence ATGATAAATAGACTTCAAGGAGCATTTGACAGGCAAGTACAGTTTGTATCGGATGTATCCCATGAACTTAAAACTCCTATTGCAATTATTCAAGGATATGCTAATTTACTTGACAGGTTGGGAAAAGATGATAAAGAAGCTTTAGAGAAGTCAATTCATGCAATTAAATTAGAGTCGACTAATATGGCTAATTTGGTTGAGAGATTATTATTTATTGCTAAAGGTGATAGTGGAATACAAAAAATAGAAAAAAAGAATTTTGGCTTAATGAGCTTATTTCTGAAGTAG
- a CDS encoding AAA family ATPase, whose translation MKKYCVTINRQFGSLGRPIAREISEMLGIEYYDRDIVEQTSRKLNLPVSTISNHEETGSKSNFFNMLFPLGDSPKYNQDKIFDVERQIILDLADKESCIIVGRCADFILKDHKNCMNIFIYAPKEARFENCIGTLHMQPEEARKMIRDVDKARDNYYKNYAGYSLESIKNKHLMIDSSLFGVHETAQILSEIIKKQFEIS comes from the coding sequence ATGAAGAAATATTGTGTAACAATCAATAGACAGTTTGGAAGCTTGGGAAGACCAATAGCAAGAGAGATATCCGAAATGCTTGGAATAGAATACTATGACAGGGATATAGTAGAGCAAACCTCAAGGAAATTGAACCTTCCCGTATCAACTATAAGCAATCATGAAGAAACGGGGTCCAAATCAAATTTTTTCAATATGCTTTTTCCTTTGGGAGATTCTCCAAAATATAATCAGGATAAAATATTTGATGTAGAAAGGCAGATAATACTTGACCTGGCAGATAAAGAATCCTGTATTATCGTCGGCAGATGTGCCGATTTCATCTTGAAAGATCATAAAAACTGCATGAATATATTTATATATGCTCCAAAAGAAGCACGTTTTGAAAATTGTATAGGCACATTACACATGCAGCCGGAGGAAGCCCGCAAGATGATTAGAGATGTTGACAAGGCAAGAGACAACTATTATAAAAACTATGCCGGCTATTCACTGGAAAGTATAAAAAATAAGCATCTGATGATTGACAGTAGTTTATTTGGAGTACACGAAACCGCCCAAATACTTTCCGAAATAATAAAAAAACAGTTTGAGATATCCTAA
- a CDS encoding M20/M25/M40 family metallo-hydrolase, which produces MENNIYQDIKLISQELKSEVVSFARKLIQTPSISGSEYELSCILLDEMKKLGYDEYFRDDQGNIVGIINGEEDGPTIMYNSHMDHVGEGNLENWRGYDPYGGKIDICEVDDSDGTKKEMTECIHGRGASDVKGGEASQVYAGGVLVRLKKMGYKFKGKFMFTGVVMEEPAEMVGMKHLIEKTLPSRGLTYDAMITSEASSLKIYCGHRGRVEILVTVYGRTCHGSTPWSGINAIYKAIPLICMIKDDLSKSLPEDEKLGRASISLNIIECSPGALSIVPDKCMLSIDRHLIPGETPNMALKQIQSLIDEISSNDAGFKADAVIKSSLEKSYTGVEYEVPKIMEPWKISQGHGFVKSAAAAIESVGQKVKYGYWYFGTDASKTAGIDKKPTIGYSPMQEQYAHSPYDKVRIDYIVKSIAGNTAIFIKASEGDSEIFKLL; this is translated from the coding sequence TTGGAAAATAACATTTATCAAGATATAAAGTTGATTTCGCAGGAATTAAAGTCGGAGGTTGTGTCATTTGCCCGGAAGTTGATTCAAACTCCAAGTATCAGCGGATCAGAATATGAGCTGAGCTGTATCCTGCTGGACGAAATGAAAAAACTTGGTTATGATGAATATTTTAGAGATGATCAGGGCAATATTGTGGGTATTATAAATGGAGAAGAGGATGGACCGACTATAATGTACAATTCCCACATGGATCATGTTGGTGAAGGGAATCTTGAAAACTGGAGAGGATATGATCCCTATGGTGGGAAAATTGACATATGTGAAGTAGATGACAGTGACGGGACAAAAAAAGAAATGACTGAGTGCATCCATGGTAGAGGCGCCTCTGATGTAAAGGGAGGAGAGGCGTCCCAGGTTTATGCAGGAGGAGTACTTGTAAGATTAAAAAAGATGGGATATAAATTTAAAGGAAAATTCATGTTTACAGGTGTTGTTATGGAAGAACCTGCAGAAATGGTTGGAATGAAACATCTCATAGAAAAAACACTTCCATCCCGTGGTTTGACTTATGATGCCATGATTACATCAGAGGCTTCTTCATTAAAAATATATTGTGGGCATAGGGGTAGAGTTGAAATACTTGTTACCGTCTATGGCAGGACTTGTCATGGCAGTACGCCCTGGTCCGGAATAAATGCTATATATAAAGCAATACCACTGATATGTATGATCAAAGATGATCTTTCAAAATCACTTCCAGAGGATGAGAAACTTGGCAGGGCATCAATATCACTTAATATAATAGAATGCAGCCCGGGAGCTCTTTCTATTGTACCGGATAAGTGCATGCTCTCTATCGACAGACATCTCATACCTGGTGAAACTCCAAATATGGCATTAAAACAAATTCAATCGTTAATTGATGAAATATCGTCAAATGATGCAGGATTCAAAGCAGATGCTGTAATAAAATCATCACTTGAAAAATCATATACAGGAGTAGAATATGAAGTGCCTAAAATAATGGAACCATGGAAAATTTCACAGGGCCATGGATTTGTAAAATCTGCTGCAGCTGCAATTGAATCGGTTGGGCAGAAAGTAAAGTATGGCTATTGGTATTTTGGAACGGATGCGAGTAAAACTGCTGGCATCGATAAGAAACCCACTATTGGATATTCACCTATGCAGGAACAGTATGCACATAGTCCGTATGATAAAGTGAGGATTGACTATATTGTAAAATCCATTGCAGGGAATACTGCTATTTTTATAAAGGCTTCGGAAGGTGATTCTGAAATATTTAAATTATTATAA
- a CDS encoding EamA family transporter, translating to MFGKIGLKSVDANTATAVRAVIMAIFLMAVIFFQGNLNKIPQIISNKKAFSFIILSGVAGALSWLFYFLALKFGTVAKVAPIDKFSVVIATVLSILFLGEKISKLNGLGVGLIAIGAIIVALS from the coding sequence ATATTTGGCAAAATAGGTCTTAAATCAGTTGATGCCAATACTGCAACTGCAGTAAGAGCTGTTATCATGGCTATTTTTCTTATGGCTGTTATTTTTTTCCAAGGAAATCTCAATAAGATACCTCAAATAATTTCGAACAAAAAGGCATTTTCATTCATAATATTAAGTGGAGTTGCTGGAGCACTCTCATGGTTATTCTATTTTTTAGCATTAAAATTCGGTACAGTTGCTAAAGTAGCTCCAATAGATAAATTTAGCGTAGTAATTGCAACTGTATTATCTATTCTTTTCTTGGGAGAAAAAATAAGTAAATTAAACGGATTGGGTGTTGGATTAATAGCAATAGGTGCAATTATAGTTGCGTTAAGTTAA
- a CDS encoding IS3 family transposase (programmed frameshift), whose amino-acid sequence MSEKKETKKRHNYTTEFKNQIVELYHNGKMKSEIAREYSLSLSMVSRWIRQSENTGSFKEKDNRSREEQELIELRRKNKQLMMENDILKPSCADFGTKVNVIRKNSHKYSVSAMCKVLQISRSTYYYKSRKKNSEDALISMIKDIFNSSRNNYGTRKIKVELQKKGYRVSRRKIGRIMQQNTLVSSYTKLKFKSHVDKFNESKIDNLVKREFRNQPYRNVVVSDLTYVRVRDRWEYICILVDLFNREIIGYSAGNHKDAALVRKAFAKVNGNLRNIEIFHTDRGNEFKNKIIDEAMRAFQIKRSLSMKGCPYDNAVAEATFKIIKTEFVRGNVFESLDELKWQLADYVNWFNNHRIHSSLGYVTPYQFKLNNLKKVV is encoded by the exons ATGTCTGAAAAAAAGGAAACAAAAAAGAGACATAATTATACAACGGAATTTAAGAATCAAATAGTAGAACTTTATCATAATGGTAAGATGAAAAGTGAGATTGCCAGGGAATATAGTCTATCATTATCAATGGTGAGTAGATGGATAAGGCAGTCTGAAAATACGGGGTCATTTAAGGAAAAGGATAATCGAAGCAGGGAAGAACAGGAACTTATAGAACTGCGCAGGAAGAACAAACAACTTATGATGGAGAATGATATTTTAAAAC CAAGCTGCGCTGATTTTGGGACGAAAGTAAATGTGATAAGGAAGAATTCCCACAAATACTCTGTATCAGCAATGTGCAAAGTCCTCCAGATTTCAAGAAGTACCTATTACTATAAAAGTAGAAAGAAAAACAGTGAAGATGCTCTTATATCTATGATTAAGGACATATTTAACTCAAGCCGGAATAATTATGGAACACGAAAAATCAAGGTTGAGTTACAGAAAAAAGGATACAGAGTTTCAAGGCGGAAAATAGGCAGAATAATGCAACAAAATACTCTTGTATCCAGTTATACAAAATTAAAGTTCAAATCACATGTGGATAAATTCAATGAATCAAAAATAGATAATCTTGTTAAACGGGAATTTAGGAATCAACCATACAGGAATGTTGTAGTAAGCGATCTTACATATGTCAGAGTTAGAGACAGATGGGAGTATATCTGCATACTTGTTGACCTTTTTAACCGTGAGATTATAGGTTACAGTGCAGGGAACCATAAAGATGCAGCATTAGTAAGAAAAGCTTTTGCAAAAGTAAATGGCAATCTAAGGAATATTGAAATTTTCCATACAGATAGAGGTAATGAGTTTAAAAATAAGATTATAGATGAGGCAATGAGGGCCTTTCAAATTAAACGTTCACTTAGTATGAAAGGATGTCCTTATGATAACGCAGTTGCAGAAGCAACATTTAAAATTATAAAAACAGAATTTGTACGTGGAAATGTATTTGAATCACTTGATGAGTTGAAATGGCAGCTAGCAGATTATGTTAACTGGTTCAATAACCATAGAATTCATTCATCTCTTGGATATGTAACTCCATATCAATTTAAGTTAAATAACCTTAAAAAAGTTGTCTAG
- a CDS encoding response regulator transcription factor, with protein sequence MNDYKILLVEDERQMAMFIEMELTHEGYKVDVAYDGREGLKNLENKEYDLILLDVMLPGLNGIEVCRRIRQFSYVPIIMLTAKSDIPDKVLGLDAGANDYLTKPFAIEELLARIRVYMRNKILKNKLDEIKVKDVVMDNKTHQVWRAGKEIGLTKKEFDILEMLLINKNIVLTREQLIEKVWGYDYVGDTNVVDVFIRYLRSKIDDDFEDKLISTIRGVGYVIKEN encoded by the coding sequence GTGAATGACTATAAAATACTTTTAGTAGAAGATGAAAGACAAATGGCAATGTTTATTGAAATGGAACTTACACATGAAGGATATAAAGTTGATGTAGCATATGATGGAAGGGAAGGATTAAAAAATTTAGAAAATAAAGAATACGATTTAATCCTTCTTGATGTTATGTTACCAGGCTTAAATGGAATTGAAGTCTGTAGAAGGATCAGACAATTTTCTTATGTGCCTATTATAATGTTAACAGCTAAAAGTGACATACCTGATAAAGTATTGGGGCTTGATGCTGGAGCTAATGACTATTTAACGAAGCCTTTTGCAATAGAAGAATTATTAGCAAGAATTAGGGTATACATGAGAAACAAAATATTAAAAAATAAACTTGATGAAATCAAAGTAAAAGATGTAGTCATGGATAATAAAACACATCAGGTATGGAGAGCTGGTAAAGAAATAGGACTTACAAAAAAAGAATTTGACATTCTTGAAATGTTGCTAATCAATAAGAATATTGTACTTACAAGAGAACAATTAATTGAAAAAGTATGGGGATATGATTATGTGGGAGATACAAATGTAGTAGACGTATTTATAAGATATTTAAGAAGTAAAATTGATGATGATTTTGAAGATAAGCTTATAAGTACAATAAGAGGTGTAGGATATGTTATTAAAGAAAATTAA
- a CDS encoding sensor histidine kinase — protein sequence MIKQMLRIFIDNSIKFSPGQSTIDISSKIYNNKIRITISDRGIGIPQNEVEKIFDRFYIVDKSRSKEKGGTGLGLSIAKWIVDMHHGTGMSTFF from the coding sequence ATGATAAAGCAGATGTTGAGAATATTTATTGATAATAGTATTAAATTTTCACCAGGGCAGAGTACAATAGATATAAGTTCAAAAATATATAATAATAAGATAAGGATAACTATAAGTGATAGGGGTATTGGGATACCCCAAAATGAAGTTGAAAAGATATTTGACAGATTTTACATTGTTGATAAATCCAGGTCTAAAGAAAAGGGAGGAACAGGTCTTGGATTATCTATAGCAAAGTGGATTGTTGATATGCATCATGGGACTGGAATGTCAACATTTTTCTAG
- a CDS encoding amino acid ABC transporter ATP-binding protein: MNSLIRVENLSKNFGDLEVLKDINLEVSEGEVICIIGPSGSGKSTLLRCINQLETQSGGNIYYSNKNIREKSNDLRKYREEVGMVFQRFNLFPMKSVLKNIMLAPVLTKKKSKNESQKKALELLEKVGLADKANAMPATLSGGQQQRVAIARALAMEPKALLFDEPTSALDPELVGDVLAVMRQLADDGMTMIVVTHEMEFARDVSDRVIFMADGYIVEEGKPEEIFTNPKNQRTRTFLARIVG, from the coding sequence ATGAACAGCCTGATACGTGTAGAAAATTTATCTAAAAATTTTGGTGATCTTGAAGTACTTAAAGATATCAATCTTGAAGTTTCAGAAGGAGAAGTCATATGTATAATTGGTCCTTCCGGATCTGGTAAAAGTACACTGCTCCGCTGCATCAACCAACTTGAAACTCAGTCTGGTGGAAATATTTATTACAGTAATAAAAATATACGTGAAAAAAGTAATGATCTACGAAAATATCGCGAAGAGGTTGGTATGGTATTCCAGCGATTTAATTTGTTTCCCATGAAAAGTGTTCTGAAAAATATTATGCTTGCCCCAGTTCTGACCAAGAAAAAATCAAAAAATGAATCTCAAAAGAAAGCTCTCGAACTGCTTGAAAAAGTTGGACTTGCAGACAAGGCAAATGCAATGCCTGCCACATTATCAGGAGGCCAGCAGCAGCGAGTTGCCATAGCCCGTGCACTGGCAATGGAACCCAAGGCTCTTCTTTTTGATGAACCTACCTCAGCACTGGATCCTGAACTTGTCGGTGATGTACTCGCCGTCATGAGACAACTGGCTGATGATGGTATGACAATGATAGTAGTAACTCATGAAATGGAATTTGCCAGGGATGTTTCTGACAGGGTTATTTTTATGGCAGATGGATATATTGTCGAAGAAGGCAAGCCTGAAGAAATCTTTACAAATCCAAAAAATCAGCGTACAAGAACTTTTCTTGCACGAATAGTGGGGTGA
- a CDS encoding biotin transporter BioY: MNSHFSIKEMCTVAIFTAITAVLSQISIPLPFSPVPITMQVLAIYLSSIILGSKLGTLSQIIYILLGIVGIPVFANFSGGLSVLVGPTGGFLISFPIIAFIIGKTAENDLNFIFKILGLIFSLMVCYFIGTLQFIFITNMSIQKSIALCVLPYIPLDIVKIIVAYILGYNVRQALLRAKLIKC; the protein is encoded by the coding sequence ATGAATAGTCATTTTTCAATTAAAGAAATGTGTACCGTTGCTATATTTACAGCTATAACCGCCGTCTTATCACAAATTTCCATACCATTGCCTTTCAGTCCTGTTCCTATTACCATGCAGGTATTGGCCATATATTTGTCTTCCATAATATTGGGAAGTAAACTTGGTACTTTATCTCAAATAATATACATACTTTTGGGAATAGTCGGAATACCTGTATTTGCCAATTTCTCTGGTGGATTAAGTGTGCTCGTTGGGCCTACAGGGGGATTCTTGATCAGTTTTCCTATAATTGCATTTATTATTGGAAAAACTGCAGAAAATGATTTGAATTTTATATTCAAAATTCTTGGACTTATATTTTCTTTGATGGTCTGCTACTTTATAGGAACTTTACAATTTATTTTTATAACAAATATGTCAATACAAAAATCCATAGCTCTATGTGTGCTTCCGTATATTCCTTTGGATATAGTAAAAATTATAGTTGCCTATATACTCGGATACAATGTTAGACAAGCTCTCCTAAGGGCGAAACTAATTAAATGTTAA
- a CDS encoding MerR family transcriptional regulator, with product MKDRISITDLARLRNVTTETLRHYDRIGLFKPIYVDPRTNYRYYSILQYEKLGTIKELRQLGMSLKEIKEYFDNRSANKSLSILKKRHIELKDRIRNLSVLEKNISEKIEFLESVIKESNTDEVVLKKFPDRKIITFGRVVKNKIDLSYEFLELENSLQEISPILASNRLGFIIPEKNIQSLNDMNSNRVFVFSKGKSKIDESCIKTVEGGTYACIYNIGKPWHREKSINKLIEFIKNEGFVISGDALRVAQIDITVTDILDEECFEIQIPVR from the coding sequence ATGAAAGACAGAATATCGATAACAGATTTAGCAAGACTTAGAAATGTAACTACTGAAACTCTAAGACATTATGATAGAATAGGACTTTTCAAACCAATATATGTTGATCCGAGAACCAATTATAGATATTATTCTATTTTGCAGTACGAAAAACTCGGCACGATAAAAGAACTACGCCAACTCGGAATGTCACTTAAGGAAATAAAAGAATATTTCGATAACAGAAGTGCAAATAAATCACTTTCAATATTGAAGAAAAGACATATAGAACTGAAAGATAGAATAAGAAATCTCAGTGTATTGGAAAAGAATATATCGGAGAAAATTGAGTTTTTAGAATCTGTAATTAAAGAGTCAAATACAGATGAAGTTGTACTGAAAAAATTCCCGGATAGAAAGATAATTACCTTTGGCAGGGTAGTTAAGAATAAAATTGACTTAAGTTATGAATTTCTTGAGCTCGAAAATAGTCTTCAGGAGATTTCACCTATTTTGGCAAGTAATAGACTGGGATTTATAATACCTGAGAAGAATATTCAATCCTTGAATGACATGAATTCAAATAGAGTATTTGTATTTTCAAAGGGTAAATCAAAAATTGATGAAAGCTGTATTAAAACTGTAGAGGGAGGAACTTATGCCTGTATATATAACATTGGAAAGCCATGGCATAGAGAAAAAAGTATAAATAAATTAATCGAATTTATTAAAAATGAAGGATTTGTGATATCTGGAGATGCACTTCGGGTTGCACAAATTGATATAACAGTGACTGATATTCTAGATGAAGAGTGCTTTGAAATACAAATTCCAGTTAGATAA
- a CDS encoding TIGR04076 family protein: MEKVVVNVIESKCDCYKKGDKIYIEDMLINMKKTSNVCVTALQAIFPFIYASRKGITPEQMGYGEKLIVQCPDYCEPVVFEIKKMG, from the coding sequence ATGGAGAAAGTCGTTGTCAATGTTATAGAATCTAAATGCGATTGTTACAAAAAGGGAGATAAAATATATATAGAGGACATGTTAATTAACATGAAGAAAACAAGTAATGTTTGCGTTACGGCTCTTCAGGCCATTTTTCCGTTTATATACGCATCTAGAAAGGGGATTACACCAGAACAGATGGGTTATGGGGAGAAACTTATAGTTCAATGTCCTGATTATTGTGAACCGGTGGTATTTGAAATAAAAAAAATGGGTTGA
- a CDS encoding phosphatase PAP2 family protein, with amino-acid sequence MISLIQNLDNSILVYIKNNMHGYIMDKAMLIITSLGNVGIIWAVISILLMSNKKYRNIGFMALGALILSTILGEGILKHVVKRIRPSADIPAVNLLISKPLSYSFPSGHTTSSFAVAGVLAKYFKPYSVEFFSLATLIAFSRLYLYVHYPTDVLAGIVLGLICSKMTIYFFNRMSQSKQLICKKGD; translated from the coding sequence ATGATATCATTAATACAGAATCTTGATAATTCTATTCTCGTATATATAAAGAATAATATGCATGGATATATAATGGATAAAGCTATGCTCATAATAACCTCTTTAGGCAACGTAGGAATTATATGGGCTGTGATCTCCATCTTACTAATGAGTAATAAAAAATATAGAAACATAGGTTTTATGGCTTTAGGAGCTTTAATATTAAGTACGATTTTAGGGGAAGGAATATTGAAACATGTAGTTAAACGCATAAGACCGTCAGCAGATATACCAGCAGTTAATCTTCTGATTTCAAAACCTTTATCATATTCATTCCCGTCAGGACATACTACTTCTTCGTTTGCAGTTGCAGGAGTATTAGCAAAATATTTTAAACCATATTCAGTTGAGTTTTTCAGTTTGGCAACTTTGATAGCTTTTTCAAGATTGTATCTATATGTTCATTATCCTACAGATGTTTTAGCTGGTATAGTTTTAGGGTTAATTTGCAGTAAAATGACTATTTATTTTTTCAATAGAATGAGTCAATCAAAGCAGTTAATATGTAAAAAAGGTGATTAG
- a CDS encoding amino acid ABC transporter permease produces the protein MDLSFLKVLMPMLLDGLKVTLEVSIFGILFGFLLGCISGFVLHYKIKIAVAVADVYLWIIRGTPLIVQALYVYFVVPKIIGHDIGSNLAGIIVISLNSGAFIAEIVRGSLQGIDPGQKEAGLSLGLTPFQTLWHIIMPPAFRSMLPALFNQFIITVKDTAILSVIVVNEITKQIQNYAAVTFNTIEAYTAGAVFYLVIISILIIIQKQIERRVKV, from the coding sequence ATGGATTTGAGTTTTCTCAAAGTATTGATGCCTATGCTTTTAGATGGATTAAAAGTGACACTGGAGGTTTCAATATTTGGTATTTTATTTGGATTTTTGCTGGGATGCATTTCCGGTTTTGTACTTCACTATAAAATCAAGATTGCAGTAGCTGTCGCCGATGTATACTTATGGATTATTCGAGGAACACCTCTGATCGTTCAAGCCTTATATGTATACTTTGTTGTTCCTAAAATTATCGGACATGATATTGGAAGCAATCTGGCAGGAATTATAGTAATATCCTTGAATTCAGGTGCATTTATTGCGGAAATAGTACGTGGTTCATTGCAGGGAATTGACCCTGGTCAGAAAGAGGCTGGATTATCACTTGGTCTAACACCCTTTCAGACTTTATGGCATATAATTATGCCACCTGCTTTTCGCTCAATGCTACCCGCTTTATTCAATCAGTTTATAATTACAGTTAAGGATACAGCAATACTTTCTGTAATAGTAGTAAATGAAATAACAAAGCAGATTCAAAATTATGCTGCAGTTACTTTCAATACAATAGAAGCCTATACTGCAGGTGCTGTGTTCTATCTAGTGATAATTTCAATTCTAATTATTATTCAAAAACAGATAGAAAGAAGGGTGAAAGTATGA
- a CDS encoding DUF1284 domain-containing protein translates to MLMLRPHHLLCIQGYTGHGYSEIFIKNMDKITNALEDKSLIIITHGCDNICAACPNNLRNGDCVFQDKVSYLDARALKILNIKYNNIYYYSNTVKAIKQTLTLETFQKTCSKCKWFPYGYCEKGLF, encoded by the coding sequence ATGTTAATGCTAAGACCTCATCATTTGTTATGTATCCAAGGTTACACAGGCCATGGATATAGTGAAATTTTCATTAAAAACATGGATAAAATAACAAATGCGCTGGAAGATAAATCACTGATAATAATAACACATGGCTGTGATAATATCTGTGCAGCATGCCCTAACAATTTGAGGAATGGTGACTGTGTATTTCAAGATAAAGTATCATACCTTGATGCCCGTGCATTAAAGATTTTAAATATCAAATACAATAACATATATTATTATTCAAATACAGTTAAAGCAATAAAACAAACTTTAACTTTAGAAACATTTCAAAAAACATGTTCCAAATGCAAGTGGTTTCCCTATGGCTATTGTGAAAAAGGTTTATTCTAA
- a CDS encoding PepSY domain-containing protein: MKYSQEQLQQIALGKIPGKVLKVEKELNFEEATFEYKFNIKDKENMLQVVKLDSQNGVILGINNKSSVKENKEGHDNERGGHGKN, translated from the coding sequence ATAAAATATAGTCAGGAACAACTTCAACAAATTGCTTTAGGGAAAATACCTGGTAAGGTATTAAAGGTAGAAAAGGAGTTGAATTTTGAAGAAGCAACTTTTGAATACAAGTTTAATATTAAAGATAAAGAGAATATGCTTCAAGTAGTTAAGTTAGACTCTCAAAATGGTGTTATATTAGGAATAAATAATAAAAGTTCCGTAAAGGAAAATAAAGAAGGCCATGACAATGAGAGAGGTGGCCATGGCAAGAACTAA
- a CDS encoding DMT family transporter, with product MKSKLIGFLCLFLAATIWGGMYVVSKYILEFVSSITLVWIRYFIACIILFPALIVVNHRKGNYNKMGKKDWLLVIWIGFIGYFVSIVCQFIGTSLSDAHTGSLITAASPVFVVLFARFILGESLTKRKVVSLFLSVIGVIIIVGFDSTGTGHFLGSIILVGAAVTWALLSVYVKIASRYMDAITITAYAMLAALIFTTPFMISENNNFIPILNNNRVLIGIIYLGIVSTAGAFFLWNKGIEMVEAGTGSLFLFFQPITGSFLGWLCLGEQLTSSFFIGGILIIFAVVIASKSESYTEINNVK from the coding sequence ATGAAATCGAAGCTGATTGGTTTTTTATGTTTATTTTTAGCAGCGACTATATGGGGTGGAATGTATGTAGTCAGCAAATATATACTGGAATTTGTATCATCTATTACATTGGTGTGGATCAGATATTTTATTGCATGCATAATATTATTTCCGGCTTTAATAGTGGTCAATCACCGTAAAGGAAATTACAATAAAATGGGTAAGAAAGATTGGCTGCTTGTAATATGGATAGGGTTTATAGGATATTTTGTTTCAATAGTTTGTCAATTTATAGGGACAAGCTTGTCTGATGCGCATACGGGATCTTTAATTACAGCAGCTTCTCCTGTGTTTGTAGTGTTGTTTGCAAGATTTATACTTGGAGAGTCTCTTACAAAAAGAAAAGTTGTATCACTTTTTCTGTCAGTGATAGGTGTCATTATAATTGTAGGATTTGACAGTACTGGTACAGGCCATTTTCTGGGAAGTATAATACTTGTAGGTGCAGCTGTAACCTGGGCGCTTTTATCAGTATATGTGAAGATTGCGTCCAGATATATGGATGCAATTACTATAACTGCATATGCAATGCTGGCTGCTTTAATATTTACTACACCATTTATGATTTCAGAGAATAATAATTTTATTCCAATTTTAAATAATAACAGGGTTTTAATCGGTATAATTTATCTTGGAATTGTATCTACTGCAGGAGCATTCTTCTTATGGAATAAGGGTATTGAAATGGTTGAAGCAGGTACAGGGTCATTGTTTTTGTTTTTTCAGCCTATTACAGGTTCTTTTCTAGGATGGCTTTGCCTTGGAGAACAATTGACAAGCAGCTTTTTTATCGGTGGAATTTTGATAATATTTGCAGTTGTTATAGCTTCTAAAAGCGAGAGTTATACTGAAATTAATAATGTTAAATGA